The genomic window GCAATTCTATTCCAACAAGGTAGTGACCTGGAAAGGAAAATTATTGCCTATGCCAGTAAAAAGCTAAGCGAAACGCAACGCTAGTACGCTGCGGTAGAGAGTGAGTGCTTAGGGTTAATTTGGGCGATTGATAAATTTAGACCATTTCTGGAATCTCGTACCTTCGAATTGTATACCGACAACTCGGCGCTGACGTGGCTACACCGGGCGAAAGATAAGAACAGTAAACTAACCCGGTGGGCGCTGCAGTTAGGAACACTAGACTTCGTTATTCGACATGTTCCCGGAGTACAGAATGAGGGTCCCGATATGTTATCTCGATTCCCGACAGACGGTCCTACGTTGGACGAGGACGCGTTGGAGGAAAATTTGGTTGGTTTTCCAACGAGTAACATAGTGGTCGGAAGTAGAGAACCAGAACAGATTTATCATATTCATCCGAACTCGAGTAACTCGAGTCCCATCTCCCTTCAGACATTAATTGATTGGCAGGGTGAGGACCCCAAGATCCAAGGGATTGTGTCCAACTTTACGTCAGATAGTCCGGCGTGTAACACGCGACTAAATCGACTTGAAAAATTCGATAATCTGATTTATGAGGAGGGTCTCCTTAAGAAAAGGAAAGTAGGTAATATTTCGGATAATACGATGAAGTACATGGTGGTGGTACCCGTTGACAAACAGGAGCATATCCTGTGGCGTTATCACGACCACGTCCTGGCGGGACATCCGGGATGGAAAGAGACATATAGGGCGATAACAAATAGGTTTTATTGGAAGTCGGTACGGGAGGCTACCCGGCGCCACGTGGCAGCTTGCCACATATGCGCGTGTACCAaaccattaaataacaaaatcgatGTCCCGTTACGTCCTAGAAAACCAACCCAACAATGGGAAGTGGTTAGTGTCGATTTGATGGGACCTTATCCGCTCACAAGTCGGGGTAAGACCAACATCTTAGTAGCCACGGATTGTCACAGCAGGTGGGTCGAAGCGTATCCCTTGGGGGCGGCAACATCCGCCGTGATTACCCAAACCTTGGAAAGGGAGTTGTTCGCGAGAACACGGGTGCTATTAAGCGACAATGGCCCTCAGTTTACCTCGGACGTGTGGACAAAAGCACTCGACCGATGGGGGGTGGAGGGTTGGACTACCCCAGTATACCACCCGAGGGCCAATCCGGTAGAAAGGCGTAATCAGGAGCTGAAAAAGGGCCTTCGGGCACTACTGGTGAACGATAGTCATCGTTCGTGGGACCAGAAACTCTCCGCGGTTCTGTTTACATTGCGCAACCGGAAGAACGACAGGACCGGCGTTTCACCGTCAGTTTCGGTGTTTGGACACGAAACCAAAAGTCCTGGAGATTGGGCACTAATCGTGAAGTCCGATAGTACGCCGCGGGTTCCGGCAACATCGGACATCATCACGGTTGCTGAGAAATCGAAGGAGAACCGGCGAGCGTTTGCCGCCGGGGACCGGGCTTTCGTTAAGGCACACCCACTCTCCAAAGCCGATCAGGGTTTCCACGCGGGGTTTGCCGCGAAGTGGACGGGTCCTGTCACACTTAAAGAAAAACTGGGGAAAGGGGTTTTCTGGACAGATCAAAACCCACCGCGCAAAGTGCACGTCTCCAGTTTGAAACCCGCGTACACGAAGTGATACTCGTTCCGCAATCGGCCAAGTCGTGTGAAAACAAAAGGTGGTATTACGGTAGCTCACCAGAACCTGCGTGGGGGTACCACCATTAACCgcgattattgttttttttttttttgtatgtttccATACTATCCCCGTATAGATGTCACGCGAAGGTGAGGAGCAGCTGACGGGCCGGGACAGCCGGTGGCGGCCGAGCCGAGGCCACATGAGGACGAGTCTGGAGGACTTGGTGTGGCAGACCACCTCCCAACTCGACCTCTTGCGGCAGACCAGGGCGACGCTGATCGGGCTGGGTGCAGAGTTCCCTCCGGACTCACCGCAGGGACTATCGATCCAGCCGATCGGCGACGTGGACACGGCGGAGCTACGGGCCGACCCTCGTCTGTGGGCGGCGTACGAGCGCGGGTGGCGCGAGCACGCGAGGGCTGCACCGGCGAGTCCACCGGCACCGACGGACCGTCGGCCCATACCGGGGCCAGTCCGCCACACCCAGCGGACGGTCCGGAAGGCGACCACGGCGCCAACGGCAAAGCCACACCCACGGCCGGCACGCCAACCACCACCGGCACGCGCAGCGCAGGGACCAGCGCTGGCCAGTGCCCTACCACCGGTGCAAAGACGTCCCAGCCAGCAGCAACGCCGGAGGCTGCCGACCGTCCAGCCGCGGCCACAGCCGGCAACTGCCCAACCACGGGCACAGCCGCCAACTGCCCGACCGCGGACACAGCCGCCAACCGTCCGACCACGAACGCAGCCGACGGCTGTTCAACCGCGGGCCCAGCCGCCAAACGTCCCACCACGGACACAGCCACCGCCTCCAGCCCCGATCCCGGAACGGCAGCCGGAAACCCCGGTGGACGCTATTCCCCGGGAGGGGACCCCGAGCGTAGACGAGGATGCTTGTCAGGCCCCCCCTCCAACGGTCGTGTCACACGAACCAATGGAGGTGGGCGGTGACGACATCCTTGTCGATATTGAGGCCCTATACCGGGAATAGTTTTGGCAAGTGGGAAACTGGGCGGTAATCGCCAGTTTCCCCATCGCAACTGTAGGTGCCCGGGGCACCCGATGGCACCACACGGCTCTAGACAAAGGTGTCTATCAGCTTGGGGGGGGGAGAGTTGACACGGTCGTGTCGCACGAATACCGCGATCTCACCCGCTAGACCCCCTTGCCTAGGTATCACCACTCGTTCGATAATCAATCGGGACACCCGAGCGATTAATCGAACCAGTTTCTGAGTCGGCGATGAGCCCCGAAGCTCCCGCGGCGTGGGTGACGACCACCGAGAGCTTCGGCGGCGTTTTTGTCTATCGTTAACCGTTGTTACGATCGATCACCGCCCGCCGCCTTTCCATCGTAAGTCCGTGCGTTTTCCGCGACTGATTGTATATTTGAGTTGTTCTTTTATTAGTCTTaactattatct from Aphis gossypii isolate Hap1 unplaced genomic scaffold, ASM2018417v2 Contig00663, whole genome shotgun sequence includes these protein-coding regions:
- the LOC126554962 gene encoding uncharacterized protein LOC126554962 — its product is MSREGEEQLTGRDSRWRPSRGHMRTSLEDLVWQTTSQLDLLRQTRATLIGLGAEFPPDSPQGLSIQPIGDVDTAELRADPRLWAAYERGWREHARAAPASPPAPTDRRPIPGPVRHTQRTVRKATTAPTAKPHPRPARQPPPARAAQGPALASALPPVQRRPSQQQRRRLPTVQPRPQPATAQPRAQPPTARPRTQPPTVRPRTQPTAVQPRAQPPNVPPRTQPPPPAPIPERQPETPVDAIPREGTPSVDEDACQAPPPTVVSHEPMEVGGDDILVDIEALYRE